A genomic window from Anolis carolinensis isolate JA03-04 unplaced genomic scaffold, rAnoCar3.1.pri scaffold_13, whole genome shotgun sequence includes:
- the aqp8 gene encoding aquaporin-8 isoform X1 — protein sequence MPAIDVAKRQERILLEHGDTAWKTYNNPVILTMKASQPLRMPAIDVEKRQERILLECGQIAWKTYNNPVILTMKASQPLRMPATDVAKRQERILLEHGQTAWKTYNNPVILTMKASQPLRMPAIDVAKRQERILLECGQTARKTHNNPVILAMKASQPLRMPAIDVAKHQERMLLECGQTTWKTYNNPVILTMKASQPLRMPAIDVAKRQERMLLECDQAAWKTYNNPVILTMKSSQPLRMPAIDVAKQQERIVLEHGHTARKTHNNLLEVVGLFTSRIPYEQKKEHSWRLVMKMTRKPWHCKMFCRKLTFSPPLFPREAFLPKVGMPIKPFLI from the exons atgcctgccatagatgtggcgaaacgtcaggagagaatacttctggaacatggcgatacagcctggaaaacatacaacaaccccgtgattctgaccatgaaagcctcacaacctctgaggatgcctgccatagatgtggagaaacgtcaggagagaatacttctggaatgtggccagatagcctggaaaacatacaacaaccctgtgattctgaccatgaaagcctcacaacctctaaggatgcctgccacagatgtggcgaaacgtcaggagagaatacttctggaacatggccagacagcctggaaaacgtacaacaaccctgtgattctgaccatgaaagcctcacaacctctgaggatgcctgctatagatgtggcgaaacgtcaggagagaatacttctggaatgtggccagacagcccggaaaacacacaacaaccctgtgattctggccatgaaagcctcacaacctctgaggatgcctgccatagatgtggcgaaacatcaggagagaatgcttctggaatgtggccagacaacctggaaaacatacaacaaccctgtgattctgaccatgaaagcctctcaacctctgaggatgcctgccatagatgtggcgaaacgtcaggagagaatgcttctggaatgtgaccaggcagcctggaaaacatacaacaaccctgtgattctgaccatgaaatcctcacaacctctgaggatgcctgccatagatgtggcgaaacaacaggagagaatagttctggaacatggccatacagcccggaaaacacacaacaaccttctgGAGGTGGTTGGACTATTCACTTCCAGGATTCCTTATGAACAAAAGAAAGAACATTCTTGGAGATTAGTCATGAAAATGACAAGAAAACCCTGGCATTG CAAGATGTTCTGCAGGAAGTTGACCTTCTCCCCTCCATTGTTTCCCCGAGAGGCATTTTTGCCAAAGGTTGGCATGCCGATAAAACCCTTTCTTATTTGA
- the aqp8 gene encoding aquaporin-8 isoform X2 translates to MPAIDVAKRQERILLEHGDTAWKTYNNPVILTMKASQPLRMPAIDVEKRQERILLECGQIAWKTYNNPVILTMKASQPLRMPATDVAKRQERILLEHGQTAWKTYNNPVILTMKASQPLRMPAIDVAKRQERILLECGQTARKTHNNPVILAMKASQPLRMPAIDVAKHQERMLLECGQTTWKTYNNPVILTMKASQPLRMPAIDVAKRQERMLLECDQAAWKTYNNPVILTMKSSQPLRMPAIDVAKQQERIVLEHGHTARKTHNNLLEVVGLFTSRIPYEQKKEHSWRLVMKMTRKPWHCRQLRPHSPGFYR, encoded by the exons atgcctgccatagatgtggcgaaacgtcaggagagaatacttctggaacatggcgatacagcctggaaaacatacaacaaccccgtgattctgaccatgaaagcctcacaacctctgaggatgcctgccatagatgtggagaaacgtcaggagagaatacttctggaatgtggccagatagcctggaaaacatacaacaaccctgtgattctgaccatgaaagcctcacaacctctaaggatgcctgccacagatgtggcgaaacgtcaggagagaatacttctggaacatggccagacagcctggaaaacgtacaacaaccctgtgattctgaccatgaaagcctcacaacctctgaggatgcctgctatagatgtggcgaaacgtcaggagagaatacttctggaatgtggccagacagcccggaaaacacacaacaaccctgtgattctggccatgaaagcctcacaacctctgaggatgcctgccatagatgtggcgaaacatcaggagagaatgcttctggaatgtggccagacaacctggaaaacatacaacaaccctgtgattctgaccatgaaagcctctcaacctctgaggatgcctgccatagatgtggcgaaacgtcaggagagaatgcttctggaatgtgaccaggcagcctggaaaacatacaacaaccctgtgattctgaccatgaaatcctcacaacctctgaggatgcctgccatagatgtggcgaaacaacaggagagaatagttctggaacatggccatacagcccggaaaacacacaacaaccttctgGAGGTGGTTGGACTATTCACTTCCAGGATTCCTTATGAACAAAAGAAAGAACATTCTTGGAGATTAGTCATGAAAATGACAAGAAAACCCTGGCATTG CAGGCAGCTGAGGCCACATTCCCCCGGATTTTATCGGTGA